A genomic window from Glycine soja cultivar W05 chromosome 10, ASM419377v2, whole genome shotgun sequence includes:
- the LOC114369943 gene encoding uncharacterized protein LOC114369943 gives MAWLQLQRIITNTKGGANLISPLPRFFSKCSPYVLKVGIPEFLNGIGKGVESHVPKLESEIGDFQKLLVIRTLKLKKLGIPCKHRKLILKYTHKYRLGLWRPRAEFITA, from the exons ATGGCATGGTTGCAGTTGCAGAGAATCATCACCAATACCAAGGGAGGTGCTAATTTGATCTCACCGCTCCCACGATTCTTCTCGAAATGTTCCCCCTATGTTTTGAAAGTTGGAATACCAGAGTTTCTAAACGGGATTGGGAAGGGGGTTGAGTCCCACGTTCCTAAGCTTGAATCTGAAATCGGTGATTTCCAGAAACTTCTCGTCATTCGAACCCTTAAACTCAAGAAGCTCGGTATTCCTTGCAAACat AGGAAGTTAATATTGAAATACACACACAAGTACAGGCTGGGATTATGGAGGCCACGTGCTGAGTTCATCACTGCCTGA